ccttgaactcagagatccaccttcctctgccttctgaatgatgggattaaaggtgtgcgccaccactcccCAGCAGGGAACAACTTTGTATGGGAAAGTGGGCCCAAATGTGATCCTTTGTTTGGGTGCTTACATGTAGCattgtgcatgtatgtctatgacTCAATCAGGGGAAGTGTTTTTTTTACCCTTTGGGAAATACTGGGTAAGGTGTGAGACATTCTTGGTCATCATAGCTTAGTGATGGTGGTGATATTGTGCTTGCAGTTGACACCTGATGGGTAGAAGTCAGAGGAGCTGCTTACAGTGTGCATGACAGCGATGACAGAGTGTTTTTTAATCCCTGAATGTTGTCAGTGCCAAAGTTGTTCGCATGAGACACTGTGTGGTACCGTATCTGTTCCATTGTGTGCTGTTCTATGTCTGTGCCACCATAGGACTTCATTTTGTGACCAACAGGTTGTGTGGGACTTCACATGGTGTATAACGGGGCCTCTACCAGACTTTGTATCTGATTCCTTCCCGTTCTTGTCTTGTTTCCTGAATTCCTGTTGCCACCTCTGTTCACAGCTTCAGTTTCCCCTGCAAGAGTTCATCCTGGCCATGGGTTTCTTCCTGGTCTTGGTGATGGAACAGATCACACTGGCTTACAAGGAGCAGTCCAGTGCACCACAtccagaagagacaagggctctGCTGGGGACAGTGAATGGTGGACCTCAACACTGGCATGATGGACCAGGGATCGCCCCGGCCAGCGGAACTGCAGCAGCTCCCTCAGCCCTGCGTGCCTGTGTCCTGGTCTTCTCCTTAGCCTTGCACTCCGTATTTGAGGGCCTGGCTGTAGGGTTGCAGCGAGACCGGGCCCGGGCAATGGAGCTGTGCCTTGCTTTGCTGCTCCACAAGGGTATCCTGGCAGTCAGTCTGTCCCTGCGGCTGCTACAGAGCCACCTACGGGTGCAGGTGGTGGCTGGCTGTGGGatcctcttctcctgtatgaCACCTCTGGGCATCGGGCTGGGTGCAGCTCTGGCAGAGTCAGCCGGGCCTCTGCACCAGCTGGCCCAATCTGTGCTGGAGGGCATGGCAGCTGGCACCTTCCTCTATATCACCTTCCTGGAAATCTTACCCCAGGAGctggctacttctgagcagaggATCCTCAAGGTCATTCTGCTCCTAGCAGGCTTTGCCCTGctcactggcctgctctttgtccAGGTCTAAGGTGCTTCAAGAGAAAAGGCAGGGGATGCTGACTATCAGGTGCCCCTGTGCTCCCTGCCTTTCTCAGTTTGTGagaaatagaaaggaaatgaGGACCAACGAGTTCTCTGAGAGGTCAGGAAGTGGGCAGAGAAGAGGCTAGCCTCAGGCCCAAGAACAAGAGATAGCCAAATTATGTGAGGCATGATCAGGGAACATTAGCAATGAGGCAGACTGCCACAATCACAGATCAGGCACTACACCTAGAGACAAGCTGACAGAACTGGAGCTACTTCGGAATATCCTGTTCCTTTCACTTCTGCCAAGTGAATCCTCCCGCTTTCTAGCCTCCTATTCTTAtatctctgtcttctcttctacCAAGGGACTAGTGCCAAATGGTCTCTGCCAGTTTCCATAATTTATCTGGCCTCTCCtgttttcctcacttttttttttttttttttttgagacagaatttctctgtgtaaccttggctatcctggaactcattctgtagaccaggctggccttgaactcagagatcttgcctgcctctacctcctgatgGCTCGGATTAAATGAGTGTACCACCACATCCCGTTGctccttctctgtgtagtcctggctatcctggggcTTGTTCTGTAGTcttaggttggtcttgaactcagatagggttgcttcctgagtgctgagatgaaaggggagctgtgccaccactgcctagcttgCTCCTCTATTTTTCAAGTGCCAAACACCCACCCACCCCTTTAGTGTGCTCTCCCAGCCccgagatagggtttttctgtgtatccctggctgtcctgaactcacgctgtagaccaggctggcctcgaactcacagagctcctccttcctctgcctcctgagcacggggatcaaaagtgtgtgccaccatatatGGCTCACCTCCCTCTTTTCTGAAAGCACAGTGATGGGGGCCCAGCCCAGCACCTCGGTGGAGTAGACCTACTTGCTCTTTATTTGGGGTGGGGCAGAATGTTTGCTGACCTGGCTGGAGTGAGGGATAAGTAGGTCCTGACACCAACCCCTACAGAAGGTGGACATGGCGCCCCATACCTAGATCATAAACACTGACCTGCCAAAACT
This is a stretch of genomic DNA from Meriones unguiculatus strain TT.TT164.6M chromosome 1, Bangor_MerUng_6.1, whole genome shotgun sequence. It encodes these proteins:
- the Slc39a1 gene encoding zinc transporter ZIP1; translation: MVPWGEPELLVWRPEAIASEPSVPVGLEVKLGALVLLLLLTLLCSLVPVCVLRRPGANHETSASSQKVLSLVSCFAGGVFLATCLLDLLPDYLAAIDEALEALHVTLQFPLQEFILAMGFFLVLVMEQITLAYKEQSSAPHPEETRALLGTVNGGPQHWHDGPGIAPASGTAAAPSALRACVLVFSLALHSVFEGLAVGLQRDRARAMELCLALLLHKGILAVSLSLRLLQSHLRVQVVAGCGILFSCMTPLGIGLGAALAESAGPLHQLAQSVLEGMAAGTFLYITFLEILPQELATSEQRILKVILLLAGFALLTGLLFVQV